In Sphaeramia orbicularis chromosome 5, fSphaOr1.1, whole genome shotgun sequence, a genomic segment contains:
- the psmd6 gene encoding LOW QUALITY PROTEIN: 26S proteasome non-ATPase regulatory subunit 6 (The sequence of the model RefSeq protein was modified relative to this genomic sequence to represent the inferred CDS: inserted 1 base in 1 codon), translated as MPLENLEEEGLPKNPDLRIAQLKFLLTMDGHRQDAKVKTELMDAIKANNMAPYYEGLCKELKWQLDSDLLSKMKKANEEELKRLDDVLEDAEKNLGESEIRDAMMAKAEYLIRIGDKEGALTAFRKTYDKTVALGHRLDIVFYLLRIGLFYMDSDLITRNSEKAKSLIEEGGDWDRRNRLKVYQGLYCVAIRDFKQAAELFLDTVSTFTSYELMDYKTFVTYTVYVCMIALKRPDLREKVIKGAEILEVLHSLPSVRQYLFSLYECRYSVFFQSLAMVEQEMKKDWLFAPHYRYYVREMRIQAYSQLLESYRSLTLGYMAEAFGVSTEFIDQELSRFIAAGRLHCKXDKVNEIVETNRPDSKNWQYQETIKKGDLLLNRVQKLSRVINM; from the exons ATGCCGCTGGAGAATCTAGAGGAAGAGGGTCTGCCCAAGAACCCCGACCTGAGGATAGCCCAGCTGAAGTTTCTGCTCACGATGGACGGACACCGACAGGATGCTAAAGTGAAGACGGAGCTCATGGATGCTATCAAAGCTAACA ACATGGCTCCGTACTATGAGGGTCTGTGTAAAGAGCTGAAGTGGCAGCTGGACAGTGACCTCCTGAGCAAAATGAAGAAGGCCAACGAAGAGGAGCTGAAACGCCTGGATGATGTCCTGGAAGACGCCGAGAAGAACCTGGGAGAGAGTGAGATTCGAGACGCCATGATGGCCAAAGCTGAATATCTGATCAGAATTGGAGACAAG GAGGGTGCCTTAACAGCCTTCAGGAAGACGTATGACAAGACTGTGGCTCTGGGTCACAGACTAGACATCGTCTTCTACCTGCTGAGGATTGGCCTTTTCTACATGGATAGTGACCTTATCACACGTAATTCGGAGAAAGCCAAGAG CCTTATTGAGGAAGGTGGAGATTGGGACAGGAGGAATCGTCTGAAGGTCTACCAGGGTCTGTACTGCGTGGCCATAAGGGACTTCAAGCAGGCAGCAGAGCTGTTCCTTGACACCGTTTCCACCTTTACTTCATATGAGCTCATGGATTACAAGACCTTTGTTACTTACACCGTCTACGTCTGCATGATTGCACTCAAAAGGCCTGACCTGCGTGAAAAG GTAATAAAGGGAGCAGAGATCTTGGAGGTTCTGCACAGTCTTCCATCTGTTCGTCAGTATCTGTTCTCCCTCTACGAGTGTCGTTACTCTGTCTTCTTTCAGTCTCTAG CAATGGTGGAGCAGGAGATGAAGAAGGACTGGCTGTTTGCACCACACTACCGCTACTATGTGAGGGAGATGAGGATCCAGGCCTACAGCCAGCTGCTGGAGTCCTACCGCTCCCTCACCCTGGGCTACATGGCTGAGGCCTTCGGTGTCAGCACAGAGTTCATTGACCA GGAACTGTCCCGATTCATAGCTGCTGGGCGTCTCCACTGTA TCGACAAAGTTAATGAGATTGTGGAAACCAACAG ACCTGATAGTAAAAACTGGCAGTACCAAGAAACCATTAAGAAGGGAGACCTACTGCTCAACAGAGTCCAGAAGTTGTCAAGAGTCATCAACATGTAA